The following are encoded together in the Candidatus Methylomirabilis oxygeniifera genome:
- a CDS encoding Acyl carrier protein (ACP) (Evidence 2a : Function of homologous gene experimentally demonstrated in an other organism; Product type c : carrier): protein MTDVMEIEERVKKIIVDQLGVNAAEVTPEASFVEDLGADSLDTVELVMALEEEFGIEIPDEEAEKIVTVKDAIAHIKAHPA from the coding sequence ATGACAGACGTCATGGAGATCGAAGAGAGAGTCAAAAAGATCATTGTAGATCAGTTGGGTGTGAATGCGGCAGAGGTGACGCCGGAGGCCTCGTTCGTCGAAGATCTGGGCGCCGACTCGCTTGATACGGTGGAGCTGGTGATGGCTTTGGAAGAAGAGTTCGGTATTGAGATTCCCGACGAGGAGGCTGAGAAGATCGTCACCGTCAAAGACGCGATCGCGCATATTAAGGCGCATCCCGCGTAA
- the fabH gene encoding 3-oxoacyl-[acyl-carrier-protein] synthase III (Beta-ketoacyl-ACP synthase III)(KAS III) (Evidence 2a : Function of homologous gene experimentally demonstrated in an other organism; PubMedId : 11243824; Product type e : enzyme) has translation MYGSRIAGTGASVPDRVLTNAELEQMVSTSDEWIVTRTGISERRIASDDQATSDLAEGAARQALEASGVDPHDLDLILVNTVTPDMFFPSTACVLQERLGASRAAAFDLMAACAGFVYGLSVADAYLRAGVMRNILVIGADTLSKVVDWSDRGTCVLFGDGAGAVVVQRTTADPAILSTHLYSDGSKGRQLIIPGGGSRQPASQKVIDEKLVTIRMPNGNEVFKTAVRSMEEAAIAALKANGAEVSDVDLFISHQANARIIYAVAERLDLPRERIYMNIDRYGNTSAASIPIAMDEAVRAGRLKRGDLLLLTAFGGGFTWGSALIRW, from the coding sequence ATGTACGGCAGCAGAATCGCAGGCACAGGGGCCTCAGTTCCGGATCGAGTGCTGACCAATGCTGAACTGGAGCAGATGGTCAGTACAAGTGACGAGTGGATTGTCACCCGAACGGGGATATCGGAGCGGCGGATCGCCTCCGATGACCAGGCAACGTCGGATCTCGCTGAGGGGGCGGCTCGACAGGCCCTTGAGGCCTCCGGCGTTGACCCTCATGACCTGGATCTGATCCTCGTGAACACGGTGACCCCCGATATGTTTTTTCCCTCTACCGCGTGCGTGTTGCAGGAGCGACTTGGCGCGTCACGCGCGGCGGCCTTCGATCTGATGGCTGCGTGCGCCGGCTTTGTGTACGGCCTCTCTGTCGCCGACGCCTATCTGCGAGCCGGCGTCATGCGAAACATCCTGGTGATAGGGGCGGATACCCTTTCCAAGGTCGTGGACTGGAGTGATCGAGGCACCTGTGTACTCTTTGGCGATGGCGCGGGCGCGGTGGTGGTTCAGCGGACAACTGCCGATCCGGCTATCCTCTCTACGCACCTCTATTCGGACGGATCAAAGGGGAGGCAACTGATCATTCCGGGGGGCGGCTCGCGCCAGCCTGCGAGCCAAAAGGTCATCGATGAGAAGCTGGTGACGATTCGGATGCCCAACGGAAATGAGGTGTTCAAGACGGCGGTCCGGTCAATGGAAGAGGCCGCCATCGCTGCGCTCAAGGCCAATGGGGCAGAGGTTTCCGACGTTGATCTTTTTATTTCTCACCAGGCCAACGCCCGAATTATCTATGCAGTGGCCGAGCGACTGGACCTGCCGCGGGAGCGGATCTATATGAACATTGACCGCTATGGTAATACCTCCGCAGCCTCAATCCCTATCGCCATGGACGAAGCCGTCCGGGCGGGACGACTGAAGCGCGGTGATCTGTTGTTGCTGACGGCCTTCGGGGGCGGATTTACCTGGGGATCGGCGCTCATCCGATGGTGA
- the fabG gene encoding 3-oxoacyl-[acyl-carrier-protein] reductase (Evidence 2a : Function of homologous gene experimentally demonstrated in an other organism; Product type e : enzyme) encodes MVMAPTTGLEGKVAVVTGGSRGIGRAIALGLSAQGAKVVIGARNPEAAQKVVAEIEAAGAEGIAVAADISREAEADGLIQAGLKGFGRLDILVNNAGITKDGLLIRMKEEDWDAVLDVNLKGAFFTTRAALRPMLRAQSGRIVNISSVAGTMGIPGQANYSASKAGLIGFTKAVAKEVASRSITVNAVAPGFIETEMTAILSEDRKKSYLGQIPMGRFGAAEEVAALVSFLVSEAASYITGQVITIDGGLRT; translated from the coding sequence ATGGTGATGGCGCCAACGACCGGACTTGAGGGGAAGGTAGCAGTCGTCACCGGCGGCTCGCGAGGGATTGGGCGGGCAATCGCTTTGGGGCTCTCGGCGCAGGGCGCGAAGGTAGTTATCGGCGCAAGAAATCCGGAGGCAGCCCAAAAGGTGGTTGCGGAGATAGAAGCGGCCGGAGCTGAGGGGATAGCGGTGGCCGCAGATATTTCGCGTGAGGCTGAGGCGGATGGATTGATTCAGGCCGGCCTCAAAGGTTTTGGTCGTCTGGACATCCTGGTCAATAATGCGGGCATCACCAAGGATGGGCTCCTGATCCGAATGAAGGAGGAGGACTGGGATGCTGTCCTGGATGTCAACTTGAAAGGAGCATTCTTTACGACCCGAGCAGCGTTGCGGCCGATGCTGAGGGCGCAGAGCGGTCGAATCGTGAATATCAGCTCGGTCGCAGGGACGATGGGAATTCCTGGACAGGCCAACTACTCCGCATCGAAGGCTGGGCTGATCGGTTTTACGAAGGCTGTTGCCAAGGAGGTGGCCTCCAGGTCGATTACGGTGAATGCGGTGGCCCCGGGCTTTATCGAGACTGAGATGACCGCGATCCTGTCAGAGGATCGTAAAAAGAGCTATCTTGGCCAAATCCCCATGGGTCGATTTGGGGCCGCGGAGGAGGTGGCTGCTCTGGTCTCGTTCCTCGTTTCAGAAGCGGCGAGCTATATTACAGGCCAGGTGATTACAATTGATGGTGGGTTGCGAACCTAA
- a CDS encoding protein of unknown function (Evidence 5 : No homology to any previously reported sequences) — MVVERSQIPPEGLDLEVREEPCWEGVEGLWLSLAPIQASLRLEREVNGILASGTFSTTAVVPCSRCSESVSVPVSDSFTILYTEDREAFRDEEVELSAAEMDVDAMQDDRLDVTRLLRENVLLNLPLQPLCRADCRGLCPHCGVNLNESSCGCQVQEDDPRLAPLQHLL, encoded by the coding sequence ATGGTAGTGGAGCGGTCGCAGATTCCTCCAGAAGGGTTAGATCTGGAAGTACGTGAAGAACCTTGCTGGGAGGGGGTTGAGGGATTATGGCTGTCACTTGCTCCGATCCAAGCCTCCCTTCGTCTGGAGCGAGAGGTCAACGGCATCCTTGCGAGTGGAACATTCTCCACAACGGCAGTCGTGCCGTGCAGCCGATGCTCAGAGTCGGTGTCTGTTCCCGTCTCTGATTCGTTTACGATTCTGTATACGGAAGACAGAGAAGCCTTTCGCGACGAGGAGGTTGAACTCAGCGCCGCCGAGATGGACGTCGACGCCATGCAAGACGATCGCCTGGATGTGACCAGGCTGTTGCGCGAGAATGTCCTGTTGAATTTGCCGCTGCAGCCCCTGTGCCGGGCCGACTGCCGTGGTCTTTGCCCGCATTGCGGGGTCAATCTGAACGAGAGCTCGTGCGGATGCCAGGTGCAGGAAGACGACCCAAGGCTGGCTCCCCTTCAACATTTACTCTAG
- the sucC gene encoding succinyl-CoA synthetase, beta subunit (Evidence 2a : Function of homologous gene experimentally demonstrated in an other organism; PubMedId : 3002435, 8144675; Product type e : enzyme) — protein sequence MKIHEFQAKAILGAYEVPVPKGEAVTTPVDAARVAEQLGGAVVLKAQIHAGGRGKGGGILSASSPQEAEELAERLIGSRLVTHQTGPEGRVVKRILVEEQVAVSRELYAGIVLDRRAARPVMMAGAIGGMEIEEVAAKDPESITRVVVDPAVQLQSFHIRRLVLRLALPQQVQRTATGLFSALYRVFQEKDCSLVEINPLVITTDGRLLALDAKLNVDDNALFRHADLKALRDPDEELPLEIEASKFGLNYIKLDGTVGCMVNGAGLAMATMDLVKFVGGEPANFLDVGGGASAEQIEQAFRILISDRSVRVVLINIFGGILRCERLAEGVIRAVRSLGVTMPIVVRMEGTNVDHGTRMLTESGLNFITAEGMQDAAEKAVKASGQGIGFRV from the coding sequence ATGAAGATCCATGAGTTTCAGGCAAAGGCGATCCTTGGCGCGTACGAGGTACCCGTTCCAAAAGGGGAGGCGGTCACGACGCCCGTTGACGCGGCGCGTGTTGCCGAGCAGCTTGGCGGCGCTGTGGTGCTGAAGGCCCAGATTCATGCGGGCGGCCGAGGCAAGGGTGGCGGGATCCTGTCGGCATCGTCGCCGCAGGAGGCGGAAGAGTTGGCGGAGCGGCTCATCGGTTCCCGCCTGGTCACCCATCAGACCGGCCCTGAAGGCAGGGTGGTCAAAAGAATCCTTGTCGAGGAACAAGTCGCCGTCAGCCGGGAGCTGTACGCCGGGATCGTCCTGGATCGCAGGGCGGCACGGCCCGTGATGATGGCCGGCGCGATCGGCGGGATGGAGATCGAAGAAGTGGCCGCGAAGGATCCGGAGAGTATCACGAGAGTCGTCGTCGATCCGGCCGTTCAACTTCAGTCCTTCCATATTCGCCGCCTTGTGTTGAGGCTCGCGCTGCCGCAGCAGGTTCAACGTACCGCTACCGGTCTATTTTCGGCCTTGTATCGAGTGTTTCAGGAGAAAGATTGTTCTTTGGTCGAGATCAATCCTCTGGTGATCACGACCGATGGTCGCTTGTTGGCCCTGGATGCCAAGCTCAATGTCGATGATAACGCCCTTTTTCGCCACGCCGATCTGAAGGCGCTCCGTGATCCAGACGAGGAGCTGCCGCTGGAGATAGAGGCGTCCAAGTTCGGACTAAACTATATCAAGCTCGACGGTACTGTAGGATGTATGGTCAACGGAGCCGGCTTGGCGATGGCGACCATGGATCTCGTCAAATTTGTCGGCGGTGAACCGGCCAACTTTCTGGATGTCGGCGGCGGCGCCAGTGCTGAACAGATCGAACAGGCGTTTCGCATTCTGATCTCAGACCGATCCGTACGTGTGGTCCTTATCAACATCTTCGGGGGAATCCTGAGGTGTGAGCGGCTGGCAGAGGGCGTGATTCGTGCGGTTCGCTCCCTCGGGGTGACAATGCCGATTGTAGTTCGGATGGAGGGGACCAATGTGGACCATGGTACGCGTATGCTTACTGAGTCCGGTCTGAATTTCATCACCGCAGAAGGGATGCAGGATGCGGCCGAGAAGGCCGTGAAGGCCTCCGGACAGGGTATAGGGTTCAGGGTATAG
- the plsX gene encoding fatty acid/phospholipid synthesis protein, methyltransferase domain (Evidence 2b : Function of strongly homologous gene; Product type ph : phenotype), with protein MGGDRGPTVTVEGAVAAARELDLSVLLVGNEEEIGRALKQHATKGLSIAIRHAPETVGMQESPSAALRKKKQSSIRVGLDLVKNGEADAFISAGNTGAVMATALITLGPLPGVERPAIALIIPTLKGQSILLDVGANADCKARHLLQFAIMGNVYARQIMGKPTPTVGLLSIGEEESKGNELTREAFKGLEEEQSLNFIGNVEGREVLTGTADIIVCDGFTGNVALKIIEGAAEFFTRLLKEELGKGLAGMVGALLARGAFKRFKKLIDYTEYGGAPLLGVRGVCIICHGRSTAKAIKNAIRVAGGCVENRVIEHITEGIAVS; from the coding sequence ATGGGTGGCGACCGTGGTCCCACGGTTACCGTCGAGGGCGCCGTAGCCGCCGCCCGTGAACTCGACCTGTCTGTCTTGCTGGTCGGGAACGAAGAAGAAATTGGCCGGGCACTGAAACAGCACGCCACGAAGGGCCTGAGCATTGCGATCCGACACGCCCCGGAGACGGTCGGGATGCAAGAATCCCCTTCCGCCGCCTTGCGAAAGAAGAAGCAGTCGTCCATCCGGGTCGGCCTGGATCTCGTCAAGAATGGGGAGGCCGATGCCTTTATCAGCGCCGGGAATACGGGGGCGGTGATGGCCACGGCGCTGATTACCTTGGGTCCGCTTCCGGGCGTAGAGCGTCCCGCCATCGCTCTCATCATTCCAACGCTGAAAGGTCAGTCGATCCTGTTGGATGTCGGCGCCAATGCCGATTGCAAGGCGCGACACCTCCTCCAGTTTGCTATTATGGGGAATGTCTATGCGCGGCAAATCATGGGGAAGCCAACGCCTACCGTTGGCCTGCTGAGCATCGGTGAGGAGGAGAGTAAGGGGAACGAGTTGACTCGAGAGGCCTTCAAGGGGCTCGAAGAGGAGCAGTCCCTCAACTTCATTGGAAACGTCGAGGGCCGCGAGGTCCTCACGGGAACAGCCGATATCATTGTGTGCGACGGCTTCACCGGTAACGTTGCCCTGAAGATCATTGAAGGCGCCGCGGAGTTTTTTACGCGCCTGCTCAAGGAGGAACTGGGGAAAGGGTTGGCGGGGATGGTCGGCGCCTTATTGGCCAGGGGCGCATTTAAGCGCTTCAAGAAGCTGATTGATTATACGGAGTACGGCGGCGCGCCACTGCTTGGGGTTCGAGGGGTCTGCATCATCTGCCACGGCCGCTCGACCGCCAAGGCGATCAAGAATGCGATCCGAGTCGCCGGAGGATGTGTAGAAAACAGGGTGATCGAGCATATCACGGAAGGGATTGCCGTCAGTTAG
- a CDS encoding protein of unknown function (Evidence 5 : No homology to any previously reported sequences), whose amino-acid sequence MEGRWVAQPDVPSRVASCSGALNHNCDAIYCFSKTHIRHSFSTVYQSVSRLKPILDLDKQDVEIMITVRHTKDGSDAHAMQSSLTTPRFHRILVKTFRLR is encoded by the coding sequence ATGGAGGGGAGATGGGTCGCCCAGCCGGATGTGCCGTCGCGGGTCGCATCATGCTCAGGCGCTTTGAATCACAACTGTGATGCCATCTACTGTTTTTCGAAGACGCATATACGCCATTCCTTTAGCACGGTGTATCAAAGCGTGTCAAGACTAAAACCAATTTTGGACCTTGACAAACAAGATGTTGAGATTATGATAACCGTTCGGCACACCAAGGATGGCAGTGACGCTCACGCTATGCAGTCGTCGCTGACCACTCCTCGTTTTCACCGGATACTCGTTAAGACCTTTCGACTTCGGTGA
- the sucD gene encoding succinyl-CoA synthetase, alpha subunit, NAD(P)-binding (Evidence 2a : Function of homologous gene experimentally demonstrated in an other organism; PubMedId : 3002435, 8144675; Product type e : enzyme): MSILVDRQTRVVVQGITGKEGTFHALACREYGTRVVAGVTPGKGGISHEGIPVFDTVREAVEKEDANTALIFVPAAFAADAILEAIDAAIPLVVCITEGIPILDMVRVARILHGSDTRLVGPNCPGIISPDQAKVGIMPGRIHRPGRVGVISRSGTLTYEAVNQLTRLGLGQSTCIGIGGDPIIGTTFVDCLALFENDGATEAILMIGEIGGTAEEEAAAFVERHVTKPVIAYVAGLAAPPERRMGHAGAIISGGRGTATEKISALRRADIAVVHNPADIGAAVKKVIG, translated from the coding sequence GTGAGTATTCTGGTAGACCGACAGACACGAGTGGTGGTACAGGGGATCACCGGCAAGGAGGGCACGTTCCACGCCTTGGCGTGTCGCGAGTATGGGACCCGCGTAGTCGCAGGCGTGACCCCCGGCAAGGGGGGTATATCCCACGAGGGGATTCCGGTTTTTGATACAGTACGTGAGGCTGTAGAGAAGGAGGATGCGAATACCGCCTTGATCTTTGTTCCTGCCGCCTTCGCCGCTGACGCAATTCTCGAGGCGATCGATGCGGCGATTCCGCTGGTCGTGTGTATCACGGAGGGGATTCCGATCTTGGATATGGTGCGCGTGGCCCGTATACTTCACGGGTCTGACACCCGCCTGGTTGGGCCGAACTGCCCCGGGATCATCTCTCCGGACCAAGCCAAGGTGGGGATCATGCCGGGACGGATCCACAGACCCGGTAGGGTCGGTGTGATCTCAAGGAGCGGGACGCTGACCTACGAGGCGGTCAATCAGCTTACGCGCCTGGGTCTGGGCCAATCTACCTGCATCGGAATCGGTGGGGATCCGATCATCGGTACCACGTTCGTCGATTGCCTGGCGCTCTTCGAAAACGATGGGGCGACCGAGGCGATTCTGATGATCGGCGAGATCGGAGGTACTGCCGAAGAGGAGGCGGCGGCCTTCGTTGAGCGGCACGTCACGAAACCGGTCATCGCATACGTCGCCGGGCTGGCAGCCCCTCCCGAGCGACGTATGGGCCATGCGGGGGCGATCATCTCGGGTGGCAGAGGAACAGCAACAGAGAAGATCTCTGCCTTGCGGCGTGCCGATATCGCTGTAGTGCACAACCCGGCAGACATTGGAGCCGCTGTAAAAAAAGTCATCGGCTGA
- the fabD gene encoding Malonyl CoA-acyl carrier protein transacylase (MCT) (Evidence 2a : Function of homologous gene experimentally demonstrated in an other organism; Product type e : enzyme), whose amino-acid sequence MGQDFWSQIPEARILFEKASEALGIDLGHLCFKGPEEQLTLTANAQPAIMTVSMAAVAALQREGIKPDYVAGHSLGEYSALVASGSLAFEDAIRIVRKRGEFMQEAVAPGAGAMAAILGLDRQSVYAICEEAAQYGIVEVANLNGPGQVVIAGKTGAVDRAVELAKQRGAKRAVRLQVSAPFHCSLMEPAAQRLAGVLQATPIADPTVPLVNNADAELLTTRDAVADSLVRQVTRPVRWEDVVRRLVKEGVTIFLELGPGKVLTGLIRRIAPEATALYAEDPGSLRLAVDQLEAVR is encoded by the coding sequence ATGGGGCAGGATTTCTGGTCGCAGATCCCTGAAGCCCGTATTCTCTTTGAAAAGGCAAGTGAGGCGCTGGGGATCGACCTTGGCCATCTCTGCTTCAAAGGACCAGAGGAGCAGCTTACCCTCACCGCAAACGCGCAGCCGGCTATTATGACGGTGAGTATGGCCGCTGTCGCCGCGTTACAGCGCGAGGGGATCAAACCCGACTATGTGGCGGGCCATTCGCTTGGGGAGTATTCAGCGCTGGTAGCGTCCGGGAGCCTCGCATTTGAAGACGCCATTCGCATTGTAAGGAAGAGAGGCGAGTTCATGCAGGAAGCAGTGGCCCCTGGGGCCGGTGCGATGGCGGCTATATTGGGCCTTGATAGGCAGAGCGTCTATGCGATATGCGAGGAGGCCGCCCAATACGGGATTGTCGAGGTCGCCAATCTTAACGGCCCCGGTCAGGTGGTCATCGCCGGGAAGACCGGGGCGGTGGATCGAGCCGTCGAGCTGGCCAAACAACGCGGCGCTAAGCGAGCCGTGCGCCTCCAGGTGAGTGCGCCATTTCACTGCTCCTTGATGGAGCCGGCGGCTCAGCGGTTGGCCGGTGTACTCCAAGCGACACCGATTGCCGATCCAACGGTTCCGTTGGTCAACAATGCCGACGCCGAGCTTCTGACGACGAGGGATGCGGTTGCCGACAGTCTCGTTCGCCAAGTCACAAGGCCGGTGCGGTGGGAGGATGTGGTGCGTAGACTGGTGAAAGAAGGCGTCACCATCTTTCTGGAGCTTGGTCCTGGAAAAGTACTGACCGGACTGATTAGACGGATCGCGCCTGAGGCGACCGCGCTCTACGCGGAGGATCCGGGTTCGCTACGGTTGGCGGTGGATCAGTTGGAGGCGGTTCGCTGA
- the ndk gene encoding nucleoside diphosphate kinase (NDK) (NDP kinase) (Nucleoside-2-P kinase) (Evidence 2a : Function of homologous gene experimentally demonstrated in an other organism; Product type e : enzyme), translating into MEQTLVIVKPDAVARGLIGEIVRRFESEGLVVCGLKMVWLAQKEAEGFYQVHRHQPFFESLTRFMSSGPCVPMILEGEGAIGRVRTLMGATDPHKAAEGTVRRSFADSIERNVVHGSDSAASAAVEIPYFFNRLEIVPVVGRDDSPLK; encoded by the coding sequence ATGGAACAAACCTTGGTTATTGTGAAGCCGGATGCTGTGGCGAGGGGTCTGATCGGCGAGATCGTTCGGCGCTTTGAGTCGGAGGGATTGGTGGTATGCGGGCTGAAGATGGTGTGGCTGGCGCAAAAAGAGGCGGAGGGTTTCTATCAGGTGCATCGACATCAGCCGTTCTTTGAGAGCCTCACACGTTTTATGAGCTCCGGACCATGCGTACCGATGATTCTGGAAGGGGAGGGGGCGATAGGGCGTGTTCGGACGCTCATGGGCGCTACCGATCCGCATAAGGCTGCCGAGGGAACAGTCCGACGGAGCTTTGCCGACAGCATCGAGAGGAACGTTGTGCATGGCTCAGACTCGGCGGCATCAGCCGCTGTTGAAATCCCTTATTTTTTTAATCGATTGGAGATCGTTCCTGTAGTTGGAAGAGACGACTCACCGTTGAAATAA
- a CDS encoding protein of unknown function (Evidence 5 : No homology to any previously reported sequences) gives MPRIDIPHNSKLEEVSRLAIGIGADIQQDRLTFQRWNDESDGGTLYARKRTQGNQRRGHHRPRIPGADKGIGLPILDEIQADPDGRLLLLSQGGGRGFLHPDRLRGVSDRNAQALRGVLFQCPANFFFVPDQQDRQVEFTGGGYGALDGNRGTTVATHRVKGYTGSHTCVPIGNGRLDLLPLHNLPTTIIATGGASAMGQLPLMAVGALRERRGGEGVMSASCSRPRITVTAFWKGHRSSSWISRGLE, from the coding sequence TTGCCGCGCATAGACATTCCCCATAATAGCAAACTGGAGGAGGTGTCGCGCCTTGCAATCGGCATTGGCGCCGACATCCAACAGGATCGACTGACCTTTCAGCGTTGGAATGATGAGAGCGATGGCGGGACGCTCTACGCCCGGAAGCGGACCCAAGGTAATCAGCGCCGTGGCCATCACCGCCCCCGTATTCCCGGCGCTGATAAAGGCATCGGCCTCCCCATTCTTGACGAGATCCAGGCCGACCCGGATGGACGACTGCTTCTTCTTTCGCAAGGCGGCGGAAGGGGATTCTTGCATCCCGACCGTCTCCGGGGCGTGTCGGATCGCAATGCTCAGGCCCTTCGTGGCGTGCTGTTTCAGTGCCCGGCCAATTTCTTCTTCGTTCCCGACCAGCAAGACAGACAGGTCGAGTTCACGGGCGGCGGCTACGGCGCCCTCGACGGTAACCGTGGGACCACGGTCGCCACCCATCGCGTCAAGGGCTATACGGGTTCCCATACCTGTGTGCCTATCGGGAACGGGAGGCTAGACCTCCTCCCGCTTCACAACCTCCCGACCACGATAATAGCCACAGGCGGGGCAAGCGCGATGGGGCAGCTTCCGCTCATGGCAGTTGGGGCACTCCGAGAGAGAAGGGGCGGTGAGGGCGTGATGAGCGCGTCGTGTTCGCGACCGCGTATTACTGTGACGGCGTTTTGGAAGGGGCATCGTTCATCCTCCTGGATTTCGCGTGGGCTAGAGTAA